The DNA segment CAGCGCAGCGCGGTCGTGGGCTTCGATGCAGACACCGGCGTCCACCGAGAAGCCGCTGTGTTTGTAGCCCAGCATGTCTTTGGCGTCACAGTTCTCCAGCAGGCCCCGAGCAACGAAGGCGCGCAGGATGCGTTTTTGCAGTGTGGTCTGCACTGGGGCCACGGTAGCCGCATCGATGCCGGTGGCCGCGTGAAAGATGACACCCGGCGATGAGATTCGAGGGGTCGCATCAGCATCGCCCTCGCCCTCCACTTCCTCAAACACCCCGTCCACCACACAAACGTGGAAGTGGACGTGTTCATTGAGGCTGGAGCCGAATCGGTGAATGAAGGCGATGGCACCGATGTGCAGGCCTGCCTTGTCCATATGGGCCGCACCGGGGCTGTGGGTCTGCAGAGTTTGTGCGATCACCCGCAGAAAGATGCGCAGCACCATGCTCAGCACCGCTCCGTCGCGTTGCATGAAGTACCGCAACCTCTTGGGCACGGAGAGCACCCACTGGCGCACCGGCAGGCGGGGGAAAACGTGGTCGCTCAGGTGTGCCGCCGTCTCCACCATCCGCCGCGTGGTGCACGAGGGGCAGACTCCCCGGCCTTTGCAGGAGAAGGCTACAAAGTAGTCGTGCCCACAGTCGCCGCAGCGAGCGCGGGCAAAGCCATGGGCAAAGATGCCGCACTCAAGGCGACCTGCGGTGACGAGAACGTGACGACGGCGGTGAGATCGTCGGTCGTCTCAATGGTCTCGATCAGCCCCCAGAGCTCGATGTTCGAGGAGGAGTTCTCGGCGGTGGTGACCCACTTCCACGTGAAGACGATGTCGTTCGACGTGACGGGCTCGCCGTCGTTCCAGAGGAGCCCTTCCTTGAGCGTCAGCGTGACTTGCGTGAGGTCTTCGGAGAGCGTGCCATCCTCGACGGACGGGACGCTGGCGAGGAGCTGTGGGCCGAGCGAGCCATCGGCGAAGTAGGTGAGCAGCGGCTCGAGGACAAGGCTGGCGGCGTAGACATCCTTGCTGCCGGTGGAGCGATGCGTGCTCAGCACCGACGGCGCCTGCGACTGGATGATGCGCAGCTCGCCGCCGGCGCCGCGGGTTTGCCCCTCGGTGCCGTCATCCGGGAATCCGGCAACCGGCGAGGCGACGGGCGACGCCGCGTCGCTCGGCGTTGCGCTTTGGGCGGCGACCTCGCTGGCGATCACGTTGGCCGCAGCGAGTCCGACGCCAAGCGCGGTCGCGCGCTGGACGAAGTCGCGGCGGGAGAGATCACCGGCGCGGAAGCGGTCGACAAGACGGCGGAGCGGCTGGGTCGATGGAGTCTGACTCATGACAGGGGTCCTTCGTGCTGAGCGGCATCGGACGACTCGGTCGTGATGCCGGGATCGGTCGACTGGGGCGCGGCGAACGCGTCGAGTCGCTGCGCGTAGATGAAGAAGATGAAGTCAAGGTCAGAGGTGACAGGGATACCAGGCGGGGGAGGTGAAGAAGAGTCGTTCCAGCCATGGCTCGGCGAGATGCCTGATCCCGGAGCGGAGCCGATCGACGGATGTGGCGAGGGTGATTCTCACGAAAAAGCCTCCTCATCGTGGGGACGACGGGAGGCAGACCACCCCTGACGGTGTGGCGCTCCCTCATCTCCCAGGATTCCCTGCCGGACTTAGCACCTTCCCGATATGGATCGGGGGGTTGCTGGGGCTTCATTGGGCCGGTCCCTCTGCCCCTCTGGATGAGGTCGTGACAGGCTTCGCCTGTCTGCAAGAAACTGTATCTGGTTCCCGGGGGAGAGTCAATAGTTCGAGGGAAGCGTCGAAACGCGAGCCGGGGAGGAGACGATCGTCTCCTCCCCGGCTCGTATCTGACGTGATGGGCAGTGATGGGGTTATTTCACCAGCTCGCCGAGGCGGTCGAAGTAATCCGGGAAGGTCTTCGCCGTGCACCCCGGATCGAGGATCGTCACGCCCGGCGCGCGGAGGCCCGTCAGCGCGAAGCTCATCGCCATGCGGTGATCGTCGTAGGTATGCACCTCCGCCGGCGTCACCGGCTGCGGATGGATCGTCAGACCGTCCTGGAACTCGTCGACCACCTGCCCGAGACGACGCAGCTCCGTCGCGACATCCGCGATGCGATCGGTCTCCTTGACGCGATTGTGCGCGACTCCGCGAATCGTGATCGGGGCGTCCGCGTACGGCGCGATCGCGGCGAGCGTCTGCGCCGTGTCCGAGATCACATTGAAGTCGAAGTCGCCGCCGTGCAGCACGCCATCCTGAGGACCGCGGACCGTCGTGGAGGTCTCCGTCATCGTGACCGTCGCGCCCATCTGCTCGAGCACGCGCACGAACTGGAGATCGCCCTGCGTCGAACGCGTGCCGAGGCCGTTCACCCGCACCTCGCCGCCCGTCACCGCCGCCGCTGCGAAGAAGTACGACGCGTTCGAGGCATCCGGCTCGATGTGATAGTCGCGCGCCGCGTAGCGCTGCCCCGGCGCGACGCGGAACGTCTTCCAGTCGACATCGTCGATCTCGGTCTCGACCCCGAACGCGCGCATCACGTCGGCCGTGATCGTGATGTACGGCTTCGAGACGAGCTCGCCCTCGACCTCGATCGTGACGCCATCACGCGCGTACGGTGCGGCGAGGAGCAGTCCCGTGAAGAACTGGCTGCTCAGATCGCCCGGCACCACGGCGCGTCCCCCGGCAAGGCCGTTCGCGCGCACGATGATCGGCGGCGCGTCGGTGCCGGCCTCACTCGTCGCGTCGACGTCGAGCTGACGGAGCGCGCTCAGCAGCGGACCGATCGGGCGCTGACGCATGCGCGGCACGCCATCGAGCCGGTAGGTGCCGTGGCCGATCGCGAGGATCGCGGTCAGGAAGCGTGCCGTCGTACCGGAGTTGCCGATGAACAGATCCGCCTCCGTGGCCGGGAACTGGCCGTCGCCCCCATCGACCTCGAAGCGATCATCCTCCGGGAACGCCTCGACGTCGATGCCGAGCGCGGCGAGCCCCTCCGCCATGTAATGCGTGTCATCGCTGAAGAGCGCGCCGGTCAGCGACGAGTGCCCGTTCGCGAGACCGGCGATCGGGAGCGCGCGGTTCGTGATGCTCTTCGAGCCGGGGACGCGGGCAGTGCCGATCACCGGTTGCGTGACCGGGATCATCTCGATGCGATCGGGGGCGGTGGCGGTCGAGGATGCCATGAGGTGCTGCTCTCCAGGGAATAGGGCATGGTGACGAGCGTGCGTGGTTCGCTTTCCTAATCCTACGCGAAATCGATCGGGATGCGAAACGGCCCGGATCGTCGTCGATCCGGGCCGTTTCGCGAGGGGATAGCGGGAGGGAGCGCGGCGTTACTCGCCGAGAATGGCGCTCACGATGGCGTTCGTGTTGAACGTGATCATCTTGATGTAGGTGTCGCCATCGGAACCCGCCTCGCCGAGTGCGTCGGTGTAGAGTTCCGGGCCGACAACCACGCCGGCCTCGGCAGCAATGGCCTCGATCACGGCCGGATTCTCGATCGTTTCGGCGAAGATCGCCTTGACGCCGGAATCCTGGATCTGCTGGACGAGCTCCGCGACCTGCTGCGCGGATGGTTCTGCCTCCTCGGTCGTCAGGCCGAGGACCGTGCCGACGATCGTGAAGCCGTAGGCATCGGTGTAGTAGCCGAGAGCATCGTGCGAGGTGACGAGCTTGCGATCCTCCTCCGGGATCTTCGCGACCTCGGACTTCACCCATGCGTCGAGGGTCTCGAGCTCGCCGAGGTAGGCCTCGGCATTCGCGGTGTAGGCATCGGTGTTGTCCGGATCGGCGGCGATCAGCGCGTCACGGATCGTGCCGATGGCGATGATCGCGTTCTGGACGTTGCCCCAGATATGCGGATCGGTGTCGCCGTGATCGTGCTCGTCGGCGGGCGTTGCCGATCCGTCCTCATGGTCGTCGTGATCGTCCTCGCCCTCCTCGTACGGATAGGAAATTCAACCGCATGAGGCCAAGTATGGCACGAGTTTTGGGCCTCGAAACACGTTCGGCCAAGGAAGGTTGAGCGCTCGCTTGCCGCTCAATGGCAAGAGCTTGGGAGGCAGTATGCATTTGGGCCTGGCGCGCGCGCAGCTGCTTCCCCGCAGCGATGGATACCGCCGCTTCACTGGGTCACCAATTGACGCGCTGGTCTACCTCGTCGGGTTGAGCTGCCAGATCCCAATCCGGCTCGCCTTGCGCACCATCATCCACCGGCGCGTCGCAGCCCTCCCACAGCGGTGGCCCGCGTGCCGGGGTGATGTGCGGGGGGGCAGACTCCACCCCGATGTGGTTCAGGATGTGGCGGATTTCGGCGCTGTGGGTGATGAAGGCAATGATGCGCATCTGCCCACCGCACATGGGGCACAGCAGCGGAAATGCCTCGTAGATGCGGGCAATCAGCACCGCCCACAAGTAATGCGCCGCTCGCTTCGGGCGTGCTTCAGGTTCGGGTGTGGGTGTGGCCGCGTTGCCCGGCGCCGCCACCCCAGGTACGCCCGCGCCAGGTTGTGCAGTCTCCACCGTGGCTGGTTGCGACGCAGCAGGCTGAGCCAGCGCCGTTACCGCCGCTCTCAGCGGCGAGTTTGGTGCCAGCACACCAAAGTAGCGGTGCCGGTGGGTGCGTGGCGGTGGCACCAGCGCGGCGATGCGGTCGATCAGTTCCAGCGGTGTGAGGTGCAGCTCATCTGCCTTGGCACCACGCTTGTCACTGGTGGGCTCGCTGCGCTGTTTGGCACAGCGGTACACCAGTTTGCTTCCCTCTTTGCGTAGGCGCTCCATGGAAAACGGTGGACGCGCGCAATAGCGCAGCAGCCGCTCCAGCGCAGCGCGGTCGTGGGCTTCGATGCAGACACCGGCGTCCACCGAGAAGCCGCTGTGTTTGTAGCCCAGCATGTCTTTGGCGTCACAGTTCTCCAGCAGGCCCCGAGCAACGAAGGCGCGCAGGATGCGTTTTTGCAGTGTGGTCTGCACTGGGGCCACGGTAGCCGCATCGATGCCGGTGGCCGCGTGAAAGATGACACCCGGCGATGAGATTCGAGGGGTCGCATCAGCATCGCCCTCGCCCTCCACTTCCTCAAACACCCCGTCCACCACAGCGCCTCCCGCCACGAGCAGCGTCAGGTCATCGGGTTTCTCCGAGATGGGCACCATCGTATCGGGGCCGATCTCGCCCAGCTCGTGCGCACGCCCCGTCTTCATGCGGTCGAACTCACTTCCGCGGGACCGGCCGGCGCGCAT comes from the Acidovorax sp. T1 genome and includes:
- a CDS encoding ABC transporter substrate-binding protein encodes the protein MSQTPSTQPLRRLVDRFRAGDLSRRDFVQRATALGVGLAAANVIASEVAAQSATPSDAASPVASPVAGFPDDGTEGQTRGAGGELRIIQSQAPSVLSTHRSTGSKDVYAASLVLEPLLTYFADGSLGPQLLASVPSVEDGTLSEDLTQVTLTLKEGLLWNDGEPVTSNDIVFTWKWVTTAENSSSNIELWGLIETIETTDDLTAVVTFSSPQVALSAASLPMALPALAAATVGTTTL
- the aroA gene encoding 3-phosphoshikimate 1-carboxyvinyltransferase, giving the protein MASSTATAPDRIEMIPVTQPVIGTARVPGSKSITNRALPIAGLANGHSSLTGALFSDDTHYMAEGLAALGIDVEAFPEDDRFEVDGGDGQFPATEADLFIGNSGTTARFLTAILAIGHGTYRLDGVPRMRQRPIGPLLSALRQLDVDATSEAGTDAPPIIVRANGLAGGRAVVPGDLSSQFFTGLLLAAPYARDGVTIEVEGELVSKPYITITADVMRAFGVETEIDDVDWKTFRVAPGQRYAARDYHIEPDASNASYFFAAAAVTGGEVRVNGLGTRSTQGDLQFVRVLEQMGATVTMTETSTTVRGPQDGVLHGGDFDFNVISDTAQTLAAIAPYADAPITIRGVAHNRVKETDRIADVATELRRLGQVVDEFQDGLTIHPQPVTPAEVHTYDDHRMAMSFALTGLRAPGVTILDPGCTAKTFPDYFDRLGELVK
- a CDS encoding metal ABC transporter solute-binding protein, Zn/Mn family, with protein sequence MSYPYEEGEDDHDDHEDGSATPADEHDHGDTDPHIWGNVQNAIIAIGTIRDALIAADPDNTDAYTANAEAYLGELETLDAWVKSEVAKIPEEDRKLVTSHDALGYYTDAYGFTIVGTVLGLTTEEAEPSAQQVAELVQQIQDSGVKAIFAETIENPAVIEAIAAEAGVVVGPELYTDALGEAGSDGDTYIKMITFNTNAIVSAILGE